The Deltaproteobacteria bacterium genome window below encodes:
- a CDS encoding GNAT family N-acetyltransferase, whose protein sequence is MDIRIATRIEDIGISPEEWNSLLSGSETNTVFQTYEWFKSWWDVFGKENRLFLVSVIGPHGDLMAIAPLMLSSRTGRRTVRFVGDDKADYLDIISGPEKQKSIECVMEALILNKNEWDCISLRNIPEDSITCRELKRISLETNIRTITSQISCPTLVIAGREKDAGRILRKKTLKRRFNHLRKNGELAFRHIRDESEALRCLEIFFDQHMKRRALAGDASLFSDQRNRDFYATLTKELLGKGWLLFSALEFNGSPIAFHFGFDYGSRVLWYKPSFDIEFSRRSPGQVMLMHLINYAIENGRAEFDFTIGNEPFKSQFTNHMRMNTQLNLYKRNPAYLIDLSKHYILKSFKKTRRTK, encoded by the coding sequence GTGGACATACGCATCGCGACCCGCATCGAGGACATAGGCATATCTCCTGAAGAGTGGAATAGCCTTCTCTCCGGGAGCGAGACCAACACGGTCTTCCAGACCTATGAATGGTTCAAGTCGTGGTGGGACGTCTTCGGTAAGGAAAATCGGCTGTTCCTCGTATCCGTTATCGGCCCTCATGGAGACCTCATGGCGATTGCGCCGCTCATGCTCTCGTCCCGCACCGGCAGAAGGACCGTCCGGTTCGTGGGAGACGACAAGGCGGATTACCTGGACATTATCAGCGGGCCGGAAAAGCAGAAGAGCATAGAATGCGTGATGGAGGCGCTCATTCTAAATAAAAACGAGTGGGACTGCATCTCATTGAGAAATATCCCCGAGGACTCCATTACCTGCAGGGAATTAAAAAGGATATCGCTGGAGACGAACATACGGACCATAACGAGCCAGATATCCTGCCCCACCCTCGTAATAGCCGGCCGGGAAAAAGACGCTGGCAGGATACTCAGGAAGAAGACCTTAAAACGCCGCTTCAATCACCTTAGAAAGAACGGTGAACTGGCCTTCAGGCATATACGGGATGAAAGCGAGGCGCTCCGGTGCCTCGAAATCTTCTTTGACCAGCACATGAAAAGAAGGGCGCTGGCCGGGGATGCGAGTCTTTTTTCGGACCAGCGTAACAGGGACTTCTACGCAACGCTTACGAAAGAGCTCCTCGGCAAAGGCTGGCTACTCTTTTCAGCCCTGGAATTCAACGGGTCTCCCATAGCATTCCATTTCGGTTTCGATTACGGCTCGAGGGTCCTATGGTACAAGCCTTCGTTCGATATCGAGTTCTCCCGGCGCTCCCCGGGCCAGGTCATGCTTATGCACCTTATAAATTACGCGATTGAGAACGGGCGGGCTGAATTCGACTTCACGATCGGGAACGAACCGTTCAAAAGCCAGTTCACAAACCACATGCGCATGAACACGCAGTTGAACCTCTACAAGAGAAACCCGGCATACCTCATCGACCTCTCAAAGCACTACATCCTTAAATCATTCAAAAAGACCAGAAGAACGAAATAG